In the genome of Olsenella profusa DSM 13989, one region contains:
- a CDS encoding helix-turn-helix domain-containing protein, whose translation MSQHELGSLVRRLRKEHGLTQEQLAEGICSPVSISRIESGRQRPSKALLDALMDRLGLDGYQLFESSAGSAKRQAFDRLSQATWNAINHLDADRGRVLLSDLRSSARETGSPGERQRVLELEAAALIRSQDSPEDCMRALELLEQGLRLSQPDIDVHDLEVRLLSSREAELLSLMVVALHGAGRPMDAIRLGERTLAALRRQGGLEGRQLVLCLSLMVNLANILEELGQAKEARTYLDLARDTSIKEDELGLMPFILAGIARLEFRAGDTTEAASTLRTVAAYLDLCEMHDYAHAIRAWMRHQGS comes from the coding sequence ATGAGCCAACATGAGCTTGGCAGCCTGGTCCGGAGACTCCGCAAGGAGCATGGTCTCACGCAGGAACAGCTTGCGGAGGGGATCTGCTCCCCCGTCTCCATTTCGCGCATAGAGAGTGGCAGGCAGCGGCCCTCCAAGGCACTGCTTGATGCGCTCATGGACCGTTTGGGGCTGGATGGCTACCAGCTCTTCGAGAGCAGCGCGGGAAGCGCGAAACGGCAGGCCTTCGATCGGCTCAGCCAGGCGACATGGAACGCCATCAATCACCTTGATGCGGACAGGGGAAGGGTCCTGCTGAGCGACCTGCGCTCGTCGGCACGGGAGACGGGGTCGCCTGGGGAGCGACAAAGGGTGCTCGAGCTCGAGGCCGCGGCACTCATCAGGTCGCAGGACTCCCCAGAGGACTGCATGAGGGCACTTGAACTGCTGGAGCAGGGGCTCAGGCTCTCCCAGCCAGACATAGACGTGCATGACCTGGAAGTCAGGTTGCTCTCGTCGAGAGAGGCAGAGCTGCTGTCGCTCATGGTCGTGGCCCTGCACGGTGCGGGGCGCCCCATGGACGCCATCCGCCTTGGGGAGAGGACGCTCGCCGCCCTCAGGCGCCAGGGAGGTCTTGAGGGCAGGCAGCTCGTCCTGTGCCTCTCCCTCATGGTCAACCTGGCGAACATCCTTGAGGAGCTCGGACAGGCGAAGGAGGCGCGCACCTATCTTGATCTGGCAAGGGACACAAGCATCAAGGAGGATGAGCTGGGCCTCATGCCGTTCATCCTTGCCGGGATTGCCCGGCTGGAGTTTCGTGCCGGCGACACGACAGAGGCGGCATCGACGCTGAGGACGGTCGCCGCGTACCTCGACCTCTGCGAGATGCATGACTACGCGCATGCCATACGCGCGTGGATGCGACACCAGGGGAGCTGA
- a CDS encoding Nramp family divalent metal transporter → MATKRRTGALAILAAMGPGLLTALAGNDAGGVATYSTAGAQFGFGMLWTVPVMGVLLVVVQETAARMGCATGKGFASLIRERFGVRISAVAMLALIVSNFAVTLSEFAGIASGMALFGVPVVVSVPVAAIATWLLSMSGSYHRIERILLTISCVFVTYVIAGVICGPDWGDALHDTLVPQISTNPSYISLLVANAGTTISPYMIFMVASNVVEKNLDETDIPGQRADNVTGVIAAELITWFIILTTGAVLYPAGVQVNDAADAAQALVPLAGEYSSALFAAGLVGASFLAACVMPGITAGAVCEAFGWERGASSGWRDAPVYHGTIAAITVASAAVVLIPGASLFGIMMVSQVINGVLLPVLLLCMVFIASDHHIMGRHANGRIWNALTWFTIVAVVILTVLMFAFQAMGF, encoded by the coding sequence ATGGCCACGAAGAGGAGGACCGGCGCGCTCGCCATCCTGGCCGCCATGGGACCCGGCCTGCTCACCGCACTCGCGGGCAATGACGCGGGTGGCGTCGCAACCTACTCGACGGCCGGAGCGCAGTTTGGCTTTGGTATGCTCTGGACCGTTCCCGTGATGGGCGTGCTGCTCGTGGTGGTACAGGAGACGGCCGCCCGCATGGGGTGCGCCACGGGCAAGGGCTTCGCCTCGCTCATCCGGGAGCGCTTTGGCGTCCGCATCTCGGCCGTGGCCATGCTTGCGCTCATCGTGTCCAACTTCGCCGTCACGCTCTCGGAGTTTGCCGGCATCGCCAGCGGCATGGCGCTTTTCGGCGTGCCCGTGGTGGTGTCGGTTCCCGTGGCGGCCATTGCCACCTGGCTGCTCTCCATGAGTGGCTCGTACCACCGCATAGAGCGGATCCTGTTGACCATCAGCTGCGTGTTCGTGACGTATGTCATCGCCGGCGTCATATGTGGTCCCGATTGGGGTGACGCACTGCATGACACCCTCGTGCCACAGATATCCACGAACCCCAGTTACATCTCCCTGCTCGTGGCAAATGCCGGCACCACCATCTCGCCCTACATGATCTTCATGGTCGCGAGCAACGTGGTGGAGAAGAACCTGGACGAGACCGACATCCCCGGCCAGCGCGCCGACAACGTCACCGGCGTGATCGCTGCCGAGCTCATCACCTGGTTCATCATCCTCACCACGGGTGCGGTGCTCTACCCCGCGGGCGTGCAGGTGAACGATGCGGCCGATGCCGCCCAGGCGCTCGTGCCCTTGGCTGGTGAGTACAGCTCCGCCCTCTTCGCCGCAGGGCTCGTTGGGGCATCGTTCCTGGCGGCCTGCGTCATGCCCGGCATCACCGCCGGCGCCGTCTGCGAGGCCTTTGGCTGGGAGCGCGGTGCGAGCAGCGGATGGAGGGACGCGCCCGTCTACCACGGCACCATTGCGGCCATCACCGTCGCCAGCGCGGCTGTCGTGCTGATCCCTGGTGCCAGCCTCTTTGGCATCATGATGGTCTCGCAGGTCATCAATGGCGTGTTGCTCCCCGTTCTGCTGCTCTGCATGGTGTTCATCGCCAGCGACCACCACATCATGGGGCGTCACGCCAACGGGCGCATATGGAACGCACTCACCTGGTTTACCATCGTGGCGGTCGTCATCCTCACGGTGCTGATGTTCGCCTTCCAGGCGATGGGATTCTAA
- a CDS encoding PRC-barrel domain-containing protein, whose amino-acid sequence MAHLSDYIRQKAFVPKGKGGKAKLKRLGRLHMTVFSPKGDTVVGFLIRRPDVMGMVRRPDVFVALDSLSKAEDGFQVSDERGAIDDTARRRLGIDWDRCLMWEGMDAVTVDGGTLGHVSDAEFDPATGKVSLFCVGDGGVAESLVGTVRIPAAQVRGYGDGMMVVANKARDHRPSGGVAGKAGTAYAKAKAQGAQTAKRADDVASRAVDKGSKALGRQLGKTKGMFGSFMDEYRRASR is encoded by the coding sequence ATGGCGCATCTGAGCGACTACATCCGACAGAAGGCCTTTGTCCCCAAGGGCAAGGGTGGCAAGGCCAAGCTCAAGAGGCTTGGCCGCTTGCATATGACGGTGTTCTCACCGAAGGGTGACACGGTGGTGGGATTCCTGATACGGCGTCCCGATGTCATGGGCATGGTCAGGCGACCCGACGTGTTCGTGGCGCTTGACAGCCTTTCCAAGGCGGAGGATGGCTTTCAGGTCTCCGACGAGAGGGGGGCCATTGATGACACCGCCCGCAGGCGCCTGGGCATCGACTGGGATCGCTGCCTCATGTGGGAGGGCATGGATGCCGTCACCGTGGATGGGGGCACGCTTGGCCATGTGAGCGACGCCGAGTTTGACCCTGCCACGGGCAAGGTCTCCCTGTTCTGCGTGGGTGACGGAGGCGTTGCCGAGTCGCTCGTGGGCACCGTGCGCATCCCCGCGGCACAGGTCAGGGGCTATGGCGACGGCATGATGGTGGTCGCCAACAAGGCTCGGGACCACAGGCCGTCGGGAGGGGTCGCCGGCAAGGCGGGCACCGCCTACGCCAAGGCCAAGGCTCAGGGGGCACAGACCGCCAAGAGGGCCGATGATGTGGCCTCACGGGCCGTGGACAAGGGGTCAAAGGCGCTGGGCAGGCAGCTGGGGAAGACGAAGGGCATGTTTGGGTCGTTCATGGACGAGTACAGGAGGGCAAGTCGCTAG
- a CDS encoding hydrogenase maturation nickel metallochaperone HypA → MHELGIVVHVIDMVEEAARKNGVSKVVRVDLEVGEVSTIVPSYFRDCFEWAKLRTEHMRECELNMIIVAGISYCRDCKKTYRTTEYGKACPVCGGHNTYLVTGRDVMVKDIQAV, encoded by the coding sequence ATGCACGAGCTAGGCATTGTCGTGCACGTGATCGATATGGTCGAAGAGGCCGCCCGCAAGAACGGCGTGAGCAAGGTGGTGCGCGTTGACCTCGAGGTGGGCGAGGTCAGCACCATCGTACCCAGCTACTTTCGCGACTGCTTCGAGTGGGCGAAGCTCCGCACGGAGCACATGCGCGAGTGCGAGCTCAACATGATCATCGTGGCAGGCATTTCGTACTGCCGAGACTGCAAGAAGACCTACCGAACGACGGAGTACGGGAAGGCCTGTCCTGTCTGCGGAGGCCACAACACCTACCTCGTGACCGGCCGCGACGTGATGGTGAAGGACATCCAGGCAGTGTAG
- a CDS encoding FAD-dependent oxidoreductase, with amino-acid sequence MPEQFEQPRSTYQSEAGRNAAVAKLGRKITDVVKHKIGGVKTDDPEYWGLKEVLTDEMVDLANRMKLRQFYDFDGMMALAPQIEPAHLQELLDQMSVVGIIEYDYGDHYNDDGPVADAPRTKRWRLPFFVPGSAELFNSSKDRVDKNPAVASFFERMTFIPLAGVTQMVPPGGDGIGMHVIPVEEAVNFQNEAIKVERISHWLKKYEGHIAAGICSCRYSRTKLGEGCADDPDDWCIQVGDMADYTVETGRAHYITTDEALEILKRAEDNGFVHQITNIDGENKIFDICNCDVKICNALRTSMLFNTPNLSRSSYTARVTPENCVACGLCVESCPAGAVKLGQRLCRANGEQPKYPRAILPDAIRWGKYAWDENYRDTARMHNTWPTGSAPCKAACPAHVPVQAYLQKAKEGKYQEAVELIRTMNPFPAVCGRICNKRCEDACTRGTIDEPVSIDAVKKFVADYDLAQAGHAVPGRAVPSLHGRFDQRIAIIGAGPAGLSCAYYLALLGYSPVVFEKREQPGGMMMYGIPSYKLEKDVLLAEVEIIKSLGVEIRCGVEVGRDITLGQLREQGFEAFFVAVGCQGGRRPGVPGDTAEGTDVAVHYLEDSMSKGNPALAGDVVVVGGGNVAVDCAMNAKRRGAGIVTMVSLEQRDEMPATNAEIVETLEDGVCVQNGWGPKEVLTDEDGRVTGVIFKRCTQVIDPKTKRFSPLYDEDETMAVACDQVVFAIGQAIEWGGLLDGRSVTFHHGNYPQADALTFQTADPDILVGGDVLTGPKFVIDAIAAGHYAAESLHRRVQAGASMTIGRDRHDYLEFDKDDLLIDSYDNAGRQEEGMDLEGADRFRDTHRTLTAEQVATETRRCLSCGLSVVDPNKCIGCGICTTRCKFDAIHIYRDHPEMSDMRAAEDKVAGLASYAIKRAIRIVANSGSEEAKIMREKRREYDRTHRELERTHPYTGNASDETRRENA; translated from the coding sequence ATGCCGGAACAGTTTGAGCAGCCCCGCTCCACCTACCAGAGCGAGGCAGGGCGCAATGCAGCCGTGGCCAAGCTCGGCCGCAAGATCACTGACGTCGTCAAGCACAAGATCGGTGGCGTGAAGACCGATGACCCAGAGTACTGGGGCCTCAAGGAGGTCCTCACGGATGAGATGGTCGACCTCGCCAACCGCATGAAGCTCCGCCAGTTCTACGACTTTGACGGCATGATGGCCCTCGCTCCCCAGATCGAGCCCGCGCACCTGCAGGAGCTTCTCGACCAGATGAGCGTCGTTGGCATCATCGAGTACGACTACGGTGACCATTACAACGATGACGGCCCCGTCGCAGACGCACCGCGCACCAAGCGCTGGCGCCTGCCGTTCTTCGTGCCGGGCTCGGCCGAGCTCTTCAACTCGAGCAAGGACCGCGTCGACAAGAATCCCGCAGTGGCAAGCTTCTTCGAGCGCATGACCTTCATTCCGCTTGCGGGCGTCACCCAGATGGTCCCGCCCGGCGGCGACGGCATCGGCATGCACGTCATCCCCGTCGAGGAGGCCGTCAACTTCCAGAACGAGGCCATCAAGGTTGAGCGCATCTCCCATTGGCTCAAGAAGTACGAGGGGCACATCGCGGCTGGCATTTGCTCCTGCCGCTACTCGCGCACCAAGCTGGGCGAGGGCTGCGCCGATGACCCTGACGACTGGTGCATTCAGGTGGGCGACATGGCCGACTACACCGTCGAGACGGGCCGCGCCCACTACATCACGACCGATGAGGCGCTCGAGATCCTCAAGCGCGCCGAGGACAACGGCTTTGTCCACCAGATCACCAACATCGACGGGGAGAACAAGATCTTCGACATCTGCAACTGCGACGTGAAGATCTGCAACGCCTTGCGCACGAGCATGCTCTTCAACACGCCCAACCTCTCGCGCAGCTCCTACACCGCCAGGGTGACACCTGAGAACTGCGTTGCCTGTGGCCTGTGCGTGGAGTCCTGCCCCGCAGGCGCCGTGAAGCTTGGCCAGAGGCTCTGCCGTGCCAACGGCGAGCAGCCCAAGTATCCGCGCGCCATCCTTCCCGACGCCATCCGCTGGGGCAAGTACGCCTGGGACGAGAACTACCGCGACACCGCCCGCATGCACAACACCTGGCCCACAGGCTCCGCTCCCTGCAAGGCAGCCTGCCCGGCGCACGTTCCCGTGCAGGCCTATCTCCAGAAGGCCAAGGAGGGCAAGTACCAGGAGGCCGTCGAGCTTATCCGCACGATGAACCCATTCCCCGCCGTGTGCGGCCGCATCTGCAACAAGCGCTGCGAGGACGCCTGCACGCGCGGCACCATCGACGAGCCCGTCTCCATCGATGCGGTCAAGAAGTTCGTGGCCGACTACGACCTCGCGCAGGCGGGGCACGCCGTTCCGGGCCGCGCGGTGCCTTCCCTCCACGGCCGCTTCGACCAGAGGATCGCCATCATCGGTGCCGGTCCCGCAGGCCTCTCCTGCGCTTACTACCTTGCACTTCTCGGCTACTCTCCCGTCGTGTTCGAGAAACGCGAGCAGCCCGGCGGCATGATGATGTACGGGATTCCCTCCTATAAGCTCGAGAAGGACGTGCTTCTCGCCGAGGTCGAGATCATCAAGAGCCTGGGCGTCGAGATCCGCTGCGGTGTCGAGGTGGGCCGCGACATTACGCTCGGCCAGCTGCGCGAGCAGGGCTTCGAGGCCTTCTTCGTGGCCGTTGGCTGCCAGGGCGGCAGGCGTCCCGGCGTCCCCGGTGACACCGCAGAGGGCACCGACGTGGCCGTGCACTACCTTGAGGACTCCATGTCCAAGGGCAACCCTGCGCTGGCAGGCGACGTCGTGGTCGTCGGTGGCGGTAACGTGGCCGTGGACTGTGCCATGAACGCCAAGCGCCGCGGCGCCGGCATCGTCACGATGGTCTCGCTCGAGCAGCGAGACGAGATGCCCGCAACCAACGCCGAGATCGTCGAGACCCTCGAGGACGGCGTCTGCGTCCAGAACGGCTGGGGGCCCAAGGAGGTCCTGACCGATGAGGACGGACGCGTCACGGGCGTCATCTTCAAGCGCTGCACGCAGGTCATCGACCCCAAGACTAAGCGCTTTTCGCCGCTCTATGACGAGGACGAGACCATGGCCGTGGCCTGCGACCAGGTGGTCTTCGCCATCGGCCAGGCCATCGAGTGGGGCGGTCTTCTCGACGGGCGCTCCGTCACCTTCCACCACGGCAACTATCCGCAGGCAGACGCCCTCACCTTCCAGACGGCCGACCCCGACATCCTTGTGGGTGGCGACGTCCTCACGGGCCCCAAGTTTGTGATTGACGCCATTGCCGCCGGTCACTATGCGGCCGAGTCGCTTCACCGTCGCGTACAGGCCGGCGCGAGCATGACCATCGGTCGTGACCGTCACGACTACCTTGAGTTTGACAAGGATGACCTTCTCATCGACTCCTACGACAACGCCGGGCGCCAGGAGGAGGGCATGGACCTCGAGGGTGCCGATCGCTTCCGCGACACGCACCGCACGCTCACGGCCGAGCAGGTGGCTACAGAGACCAGGCGTTGCCTGAGCTGCGGCCTCTCGGTTGTCGACCCCAACAAGTGCATCGGCTGCGGCATCTGTACGACACGCTGCAAGTTTGACGCCATCCACATCTACCGTGACCATCCCGAGATGTCCGACATGCGTGCGGCAGAGGACAAGGTGGCTGGGCTTGCTTCCTATGCAATCAAGCGTGCCATAAGGATCGTTGCCAACTCTGGCTCCGAGGAGGCCAAGATCATGCGCGAGAAGCGCCGCGAGTACGATCGCACCCACAGGGAGCTCGAGCGCACGCACCCCTACACAGGCAACGCAAGCGACGAGACGCGCAGGGAGAACGCGTAG
- a CDS encoding ABC transporter ATP-binding protein, with the protein MLGISWIKSYARTAQLVAYLLADLILSILFMGVALLLSALIDTVSASLASGDLSPVVSLTLFSIAYSLGLGIMSLAAGMIRASIVRDVMVGLRGAGARGMMARTGAGARDSAEQLTVLGQNMETLEHDWLMGTLDVVDSLFQIAIGVALLVWLNPLIACVSLVGMALPTVLPRLFAGRLSHAQDLVIRGTKSYNGCVRDAAQGREVLWSFRAERPMTDKIDRQARLLQGHKARLARTMACVSGMASATGTIMQFAIMGLTGVFAVWGLVSIGSVIAVTQLSGSVIAPASELSGKLGKIRACSPLLEDMGELEQVAREHPQAVRCSITQSLALDNVSFSYGSGERTVISGCSMRFEAGRKYVIIGQSGCGKSTMLGLLSGRLTPSSGTVLVDGKGGTAPDAAFIHQNVFLFDDSLRENICLGASLPDERVDKAVRLAGLEGVVSALPEGLDTPVQENGSRLSGGERQRVAIARALLHGKRLLLVDEATSALDRATAAQIEDVLLSLKGVTVIAVTHHLDGSHARRYDAVLSLQSGRLQVCGPSDLPSCTRP; encoded by the coding sequence ATGCTGGGCATCTCATGGATCAAGAGCTACGCACGTACCGCACAGCTCGTCGCCTACCTGCTTGCCGACCTCATCCTCTCCATCCTGTTCATGGGCGTGGCGCTGCTGTTGAGCGCCCTTATCGATACGGTCTCCGCCTCCCTCGCGAGCGGGGACCTCTCGCCCGTTGTGAGCCTCACCCTCTTCTCCATCGCCTATTCTCTGGGTTTGGGCATCATGAGCCTTGCGGCGGGCATGATCAGGGCATCGATCGTCAGGGACGTCATGGTCGGGCTGCGTGGCGCGGGTGCGCGGGGCATGATGGCACGAACCGGCGCAGGTGCCCGTGACAGTGCGGAGCAGCTCACAGTACTCGGGCAGAACATGGAGACGCTCGAGCATGACTGGCTCATGGGCACGCTTGACGTAGTGGACTCCCTGTTCCAGATCGCCATAGGCGTCGCCCTCCTCGTATGGCTCAACCCTCTCATCGCGTGCGTCTCCCTGGTGGGCATGGCCCTGCCAACCGTGCTTCCCCGGCTCTTCGCCGGGCGCCTATCACATGCCCAGGACCTGGTCATCAGGGGCACGAAATCCTACAACGGTTGCGTTCGCGATGCGGCACAGGGCAGGGAGGTGCTGTGGTCGTTTCGCGCGGAGCGCCCCATGACCGACAAGATTGACCGACAGGCGAGATTGCTGCAGGGGCACAAGGCGAGGTTGGCGAGGACCATGGCGTGCGTCAGCGGCATGGCCAGCGCCACCGGCACGATCATGCAGTTTGCCATCATGGGCCTCACGGGCGTCTTCGCCGTATGGGGTCTGGTAAGCATAGGTAGCGTCATTGCCGTGACGCAGCTCTCCGGAAGCGTCATCGCCCCCGCATCCGAGCTGTCGGGCAAACTGGGAAAGATCAGGGCCTGCTCCCCCCTCCTCGAGGACATGGGGGAGCTCGAACAGGTGGCACGTGAACATCCGCAAGCGGTACGCTGCAGCATCACGCAGTCGCTCGCGCTGGACAACGTGAGCTTCTCGTATGGGAGTGGGGAACGGACCGTCATCAGCGGTTGCTCCATGCGCTTTGAGGCAGGAAGGAAGTATGTCATCATCGGTCAGAGTGGCTGCGGCAAAAGCACGATGCTTGGGCTGCTGTCGGGCAGGCTCACCCCATCCTCGGGAACGGTGCTGGTTGACGGCAAGGGTGGCACGGCACCGGATGCCGCCTTCATCCATCAGAACGTGTTTCTCTTTGACGACTCACTGCGCGAGAACATCTGTCTGGGGGCGAGCCTTCCCGATGAGCGGGTGGACAAGGCCGTGCGACTCGCGGGTCTCGAGGGTGTGGTGTCCGCACTCCCAGAGGGACTCGACACCCCCGTACAGGAGAATGGCTCCAGGCTCTCGGGAGGAGAGCGCCAGCGTGTGGCCATCGCTCGGGCCTTGTTGCATGGCAAGCGACTGCTCCTCGTGGACGAAGCGACGTCCGCACTCGATCGGGCGACCGCCGCTCAGATAGAGGATGTGCTGCTCTCGCTCAAGGGGGTGACCGTCATCGCGGTCACGCATCATCTGGACGGCTCACACGCACGACGCTACGACGCCGTACTGTCCCTCCAGAGCGGAAGGCTTCAGGTGTGCGGCCCTAGCGACTTGCCCTCCTGTACTCGTCCATGA
- a CDS encoding YtxH domain-containing protein: MSTKGALGFVLGSIFGAAAGVAVGLLVAPRTGAESRAMAADAVNDAWDSAVDSYERGTRIVSEKINSVRPVADATTDELRAKVDLARERMDQLRSSLSDAVNTTTEQVQDAVNTVADKVSAVADEAGTQKAESVHVEIVDSDPAEEGQE, translated from the coding sequence ATGAGCACTAAGGGAGCACTTGGTTTTGTGTTGGGTAGCATCTTTGGAGCCGCGGCCGGCGTTGCCGTCGGCCTTCTCGTTGCCCCTCGTACGGGTGCGGAGAGCCGTGCCATGGCAGCGGATGCCGTCAACGATGCCTGGGACAGTGCCGTTGACTCCTATGAGCGCGGCACGCGCATCGTAAGCGAGAAGATCAACAGCGTCCGCCCCGTGGCTGATGCGACCACCGATGAGCTGCGCGCGAAGGTCGACCTGGCACGAGAGCGCATGGATCAGCTGCGCAGCTCGCTCTCTGACGCCGTCAACACCACCACGGAGCAGGTACAGGATGCCGTTAACACCGTGGCGGACAAGGTGAGCGCCGTGGCGGACGAGGCTGGGACCCAGAAGGCCGAGTCGGTCCATGTCGAGATCGTGGATTCGGACCCTGCCGAGGAGGGACAGGAGTAG
- a CDS encoding hemolysin family protein codes for MDIALSITVTVLLTIANGYFSMSEMALSTARKVLLDHDAEEGDRRAAAASAVVENPDRFLAAIQVGITLLGFFSSAFAATSLSAPFGAWFASLGVDESIATGLATVIITLVVSYFSIVVGELVPKRMAMADAEGMAKRVVEAISGFSHLVRPLVALTAASADGLACLLHVKSTDDRQDVSEDEIRYMVTDSDELSDEEKSMIHEVIDLGDTNAREVMVPRVDVTFMEDDSTLGDVLDVMRRTGYSRIPIYHEDLDRIVGIAHIKDLIGPVLDDHAAGEDIRTYVRKPDFVPDTKDIIPLLSEMRGAHDQMVIVVDEYGGTAGVITIEDIVEEVVGEIEDEFDPDNKYLTRLSDREWLVDGRFSIDDAIELGWPIQDSEEYETIAGFVLDVADGLPRPGEEFNVDGYVFHVQSMRGRRVSLLRVTAPEQSLEAGDAERDDGASPEEQGDG; via the coding sequence ATGGACATAGCCCTCTCCATTACGGTCACCGTACTGCTCACCATCGCAAACGGCTACTTCTCGATGTCCGAGATGGCCCTCTCCACGGCACGCAAGGTGCTGCTCGATCACGACGCCGAGGAGGGTGACCGTCGTGCCGCAGCTGCCTCAGCCGTCGTCGAGAATCCCGACCGCTTCCTCGCCGCCATTCAGGTGGGCATCACGCTTTTGGGCTTCTTTAGCTCCGCCTTTGCGGCGACCAGCCTCTCTGCGCCGTTCGGGGCTTGGTTTGCGTCGTTGGGTGTCGACGAGAGCATCGCCACGGGTCTGGCCACGGTCATCATCACGCTCGTCGTCTCGTACTTCTCCATCGTGGTGGGAGAGCTCGTGCCCAAGCGCATGGCCATGGCCGATGCCGAGGGCATGGCCAAGCGTGTGGTGGAGGCCATCAGTGGCTTTTCGCATCTGGTTCGCCCGCTGGTGGCGCTTACGGCCGCCAGCGCAGACGGTCTTGCCTGCCTGCTGCACGTGAAGAGCACGGACGATCGCCAGGACGTCTCCGAGGACGAGATCCGCTACATGGTGACGGACTCCGACGAACTCTCCGACGAGGAGAAGTCCATGATTCACGAGGTCATCGACCTCGGTGACACCAACGCTCGCGAGGTCATGGTGCCGCGCGTGGACGTGACCTTCATGGAGGACGACTCCACGCTGGGCGACGTGCTCGACGTCATGCGTCGCACGGGCTACTCGCGCATCCCCATCTACCATGAGGATCTCGACCGCATCGTGGGCATCGCCCACATCAAGGACCTCATTGGCCCCGTCCTTGACGATCATGCGGCAGGCGAGGACATCCGCACGTACGTGCGCAAACCCGACTTCGTGCCCGACACCAAGGACATCATCCCTCTGCTCTCCGAGATGCGTGGCGCGCACGACCAGATGGTCATCGTGGTGGACGAATACGGTGGTACGGCCGGTGTCATCACGATTGAGGACATCGTTGAGGAGGTCGTGGGTGAGATCGAGGATGAGTTCGATCCCGACAACAAGTACCTGACACGCCTCTCGGATCGCGAGTGGCTCGTGGACGGACGCTTCTCCATAGACGATGCCATCGAGTTGGGGTGGCCCATCCAGGACTCCGAGGAGTACGAGACCATTGCGGGCTTCGTGTTGGACGTCGCCGACGGCCTGCCCAGGCCCGGCGAGGAGTTCAATGTGGACGGCTATGTATTCCACGTGCAGTCCATGCGCGGCAGACGCGTGTCGCTGCTGCGCGTGACGGCTCCCGAGCAGTCCCTCGAGGCGGGGGACGCCGAGCGGGATGACGGCGCCTCCCCCGAGGAGCAGGGCGACGGTTAG